Below is a window of Parcubacteria group bacterium DNA.
TGATCTTGTCGGGATCGATCGTGAGAAGTTTTTCGATCGTTACATAATCCGTTGCGCCGATAAGTGTGAGGATATCCAGACCAGTTTGCATTGCATCCATATTTGTTTTGATGATAGCGATGTCTGTCGTATTTGCTTCAACATCTCCCTGCAGATCGTCAAAATCACTTTTTACTTCACCATATTGTGCATTAGTGATCTGTTGCAACTCGCTAAGTGATGTCGCCGTGGCCTTTGTAGTGAGATCATTGGTGTTGGTTTTGATTAGTGCATTTTGTTCTTTGATCGCATTGAATGCAACCGGGATGAGATCTGAATAGTAGACGCCAAGTGTTCCATTATCCGCTTTTTTTACAACTTCCGGGATAATGTTTTGCAATTCTTGTGCAGAAAAACCGATCTTTTTCTGTGTACCAAGCGCAGAATCTTTCCAATTGAAACTGATAGGGGTAATTGCAAGTACTTCATCGAGTCCGTATGAGAGATCATTGATATTTTCTTTTAGCGTGATGTCAGATGTATTGATCGTGCCATTTGCCGCATAGACCGTATTCCATCTGTATGAACCGGATCCGAGATTGTACGTGGCGTCTGTTCCAGGATAAAGCGTGTTGTATACTGTCACTCCTGTCGTACCAATTGTCATTTGACTCACACCATCCGCAACAAATCCCATCTGATCGACCCATGAGCGATAGATACCGGTATTTGATCCGTCATTGTTAAACGTGTATGTTGGAGCGGCGGCAGAACCCAGTGCGCCATACACGATCGTGGGATTGAGTGTTGTGATGTTTGCCGTGGTAGCATTAAGTGTTGTGATGCCGACTCCACTTGGACCAACTGTCATCTGGTTTGTACCGTCCGCAGAGAATCCGATCGTATCAACAAATGATCGATAAATACCTGTGTTACTGCCGTCATTGTTGAACGTGTACGTTGGTGCTGACACAGATCCTAGTGAACCGTATATAATCGTTGGGTTAAGATTAGTAACATTTGCTGTAGTTGCATTAAGCGTAGGGATCGTGACACCGGACGTGTTGACAGTCATTTGGTTCACACCAGCTGCCGCAAAACCGAGATTGTTTACAGGTGTGTAATACATACCAGTTGCCGTATCTCCGCTAAATGTGTAGGCAGGAGCCGCTGCACTACCGTTGCCTGTTTTTACGCTTGACGGTGCGAAATTTGTGATCGTTGCTGTGGTTGCTGTTAGCGTAGGGATCGTCACTCCTGTCGTCCCGATCGTCATTTGACTCACACCATCCGCGACAAACCCCATCTGATCAACCCATGAGCGATAGATGCCAGTATTTGATCCGTCATTGTTAAACGTGTATGTTGGTGCCGAAGCAGAGCCCAAAGCACCGTACACGATCGTGGGATTGAGATTTGTGACGTTTGCGGTTGTTGCTGTGAGTGTTGTAATTCCCACACCTGATGTGCCAACAGTCATTTGATTTGTGCCATCTGCGGAAAAGCCGATCTGATCGACCCATGAGCGATAGATACCGGTATTTGATCCGTCATTGTTAAATGTATATGTTGGAGCGGCGGCAGAACCCAGTGCGCCATACACGATCGTGGGATTGAGTGTTGTAATGTTTGCTGTTGTCGCTGTAAGAGTAGGAATCGTGACGCCTGAGATGTTGACAGTCATTTGATTTGTGCCTGCTGCTGAGAAACCAATTGCATTAGCACCTGCCAAATAAAGTCCTGTCCCTGTGTATGCGCTAAATGTATATGATGGTACCGCTGCTGAACCCTGCATCATCACAAGTGGATTAGTTAAACTGAGACTTGTTGTTACAGATAGAGCAGGAATGGAGACGCCAGATGTATTGACTGTCATTTGGTTGGTGCCGGCTGCTGAAAAACCAATCGCATTAGCTGCTGGAAGATACATACCGGTTCCCAGATAACTGGTAAATGTATATGATGGTGCAGATACATTTCCTTGTCCTGCAACATTTGTAGTACTGTTTGCAGTTGTAATATTTGCTGTAGTTGCCGTAAGTGTGGGAATTGTTACACCAGACGCATTGACAGTCATTCGATTTGTGCCGGCTGCTGAGAAACCGAGAGCATTAGCGCCTGCCAAGTAAAGTCCCGTCCCCGTGTAGCCCGTGAATGTGTATGAGGGCGCTGCTACTGATCCCTGTGTATTGACAAGGGGATTAGTTAAATTGAGACTTGATGTTACAGATAGCGTGGGGATCGTGACGCCGGATGTGTTAACGGTCATTTGATTGACACCATTTGCTGAGAAACCGATTGCATTTGCCACTGGCAAATACATACCGGTTCCTGCAAATCCATTAAAGGTATAAGATGGTGCCGTCACCGACCCTTGCGTATTGGCAAATGGGTTGGTCAAACTGAGATTTGTCGTCACAGATAATGTAGGAATCGTGACACCAGATGTATTGACGGTCATTTGGTTCGTGCCGGCTGCTGAGAAACCGATCGTATTCACGATAGAGTGATATAAACCCGTGTCTGTGTCTCCTGTGAATGTCATAGATGGGAGAGCCACTGTTCCGTTGCCCATAACCGCAGTCGTAGAATTGTTTGTTGTAATCGTCGCAGTTGTTGCCGTGAGCGTGGGAATTGTCACGCCAGAAGTATTGACCGTCATTTGATTTATACCTGCTGCTGCAAAACCCATGCTATCTGTACCAACAGAATATAATCCTGTGTCTGCGCTGTACCCGGTAAATGCAAGTGCAGGCGCTGAGACTGATCCCGCACCAAGTGTTGTGGTTGTCGTATTATTTGTCGTGATATTTGCCGTTGTTGCCGTGAGCGTGGGAATTGTCACGCCAGAAGTATTGACCGTCATTTGATTTATACCTGCTGCTGCAAAACCCATGCTATCTGTACCAACAGAATATAATCCTGTGTCTGCGCTGTACCCGGTAAATGCAAGTGCAGGCGCTGAAACTGATCCCGCACCAAGTGTTGTGGTTGTCGTATTATTTGTCGTGATATTTGCCGTTGTTGCCGTGAGCGTGGGAATTGTCACGCCACCCGCGCCAATTGTCATTTGACTTATCCCAGCCGCTGTAAGAGAAAAATTATCATTGACCGAACCACTATGAAATATGCCTGTATTTGGATCTGATGTGAACGTTAGTGATGGAAGTGCTGCTGTCCCATAGCTTAAATATACCGTACCACCCACGCCACTTATCGTCGCACACACCCACGCACTGCCATTCCACTGTGGCACTTGATTGGATGCACATGAAAGATTTGCGAGTGTATCAGTTGGCGGTGATACAAATTCAAGTGCTGT
It encodes the following:
- a CDS encoding tail fiber domain-containing protein, with amino-acid sequence MFLTKTHKKTAKRTFVSAGSIFAFSLSFFYFLLLTMLNGAQFNMVNFPIALAAPDQELTYHGKLTDTLGLAVSNGDYDFTLTIYDQATGGTCLWTARGTCGTPASKSLTVTNGIFITTLGESGDNPLDISFDANYYLEVQIGTNSPMSPRRKITPTGFALNAHRLNGLTAENYIDTSATAQTKEGDLTLNGDLAVDGILYDSSGDAGNNGQILSTTASGTNWIDAPSGGGSSTFLGLTDTPSSYTANQFVRVNAAGTALEFVSPPTDTLANLSCASNQVPQWNGSAWVCATISGVGGTVYLSYGTAALPSLTFTSDPNTGIFHSGSVNDNFSLTAAGISQMTIGAGGVTIPTLTATTANITTNNTTTTTLGAGSVSAPALAFTGYSADTGLYSVGTDSMGFAAAGINQMTVNTSGVTIPTLTATTANITTNNTTTTTLGAGSVSAPALAFTGYSADTGLYSVGTDSMGFAAAGINQMTVNTSGVTIPTLTATTATITTNNSTTAVMGNGTVALPSMTFTGDTDTGLYHSIVNTIGFSAAGTNQMTVNTSGVTIPTLSVTTNLSLTNPFANTQGSVTAPSYTFNGFAGTGMYLPVANAIGFSANGVNQMTVNTSGVTIPTLSVTSSLNLTNPLVNTQGSVAAPSYTFTGYTGTGLYLAGANALGFSAAGTNRMTVNASGVTIPTLTATTANITTANSTTNVAGQGNVSAPSYTFTSYLGTGMYLPAANAIGFSAAGTNQMTVNTSGVSIPALSVTTSLSLTNPLVMMQGSAAVPSYTFSAYTGTGLYLAGANAIGFSAAGTNQMTVNISGVTIPTLTATTANITTLNPTIVYGALGSAAAPTYTFNNDGSNTGIYRSWVDQIGFSADGTNQMTVGTSGVGITTLTATTANVTNLNPTIVYGALGSASAPTYTFNNDGSNTGIYRSWVDQMGFVADGVSQMTIGTTGVTIPTLTATTATITNFAPSSVKTGNGSAAAPAYTFSGDTATGMYYTPVNNLGFAAAGVNQMTVNTSGVTIPTLNATTANVTNLNPTIIYGSLGSVSAPTYTFNNDGSNTGIYRSFVDTIGFSADGTNQMTVGPSGVGITTLNATTANITTLNPTIVYGALGSAAAPTYTFNNDGSNTGIYRSWVDQMGFVADGVSQMTIGTTGVTVYNTLYPGTDATYNLGSGSYRWNTVYAANGTINTSDITLKENINDLSYGLDEVLAITPISFNWKDSALGTQKKIGFSAQELQNIIPEVVKKADNGTLGVYYSDLIPVAFNAIKEQNALIKTNTNDLTTKATATSLSELQQITNAQYGEVKSDFDDLQGDVEANTTDIAIIKTNMDAMQTGLDILTLIGATDYVTIEKLLTIDPDKIIFANKEGDVTIAGVLTTDKIITKELTTQRIIVDDNVTEKNDDTKANAASVGTATIASGEKEVVVETTALSKDSRVFVTANSKMEGNTYYVEKNYDKGRFTITIDHISDDGDVKFDWFIVGTEDAN